A region of Colletotrichum higginsianum IMI 349063 chromosome 10, whole genome shotgun sequence DNA encodes the following proteins:
- a CDS encoding Oxidoreductase, whose product MGLSKKPSKAILCLHGGGASPDIFRFQTSSLNAALGHEYELFYASAPHLATPGPDVLPFFAGMDPFYSWFRPVHDDPASEVAVFNEAVHKGVENYTKNRPGVKIVGVLGFSQGAVASTVLLWQRQVGRVTWLPDVKFGVLLCPGYSAVATGYMREVCEQEDRGGEEGIVIQLPTLHLHGRQDVVNLPQSRRMYATHYKGAKLVEFDGEHEVPRRVGDIKKIVEYVLGIPV is encoded by the coding sequence ATGGGCCTCTCCAAGAAACCCTCCAAGGCAATCCTCTGCCtgcacggcggcggggccTCCCCCGACATCTTCCGCTTCCAAACCTCGTCCCTGAACGCCGCCCTGGGCCACGAGTACGAGCTTTTCTACGCGTCCGCACCGCACCTCGCCACGCCGGGGCCCGAcgtcctccccttcttcgCGGGCATGGACCCGTTCTACAGCTGGTTCAGGCCCGTGCATGACGACCCTGCCTCGGAGGTGGCCGTCTTCAACGAGGCGGTGCacaagggcgtcgagaacTACACAAAGAACAGGCCCGGCGTCAAGATCGTCGGGGTGCTGGGCTTCTCCCAGGGCGCGGTGGCGTCGACGGTGCTCCTGTGGCAGCGGCAGGTCGGGCGGGTGACGTGGCTCCCCGACGTCAAGTTCGGGGTCCTGCTCTGCCCCGGGTACAGTGCCGTCGCCACTGGGTACATGCGGGAGGTCTGCGAGCAGGAggaccgcggcggcgaggaggggatCGTGATCCAGCTGCCGACGCTGCACCTGCACGGGCGTCAGGACGTCGTGAACCTGCCGCAGTCGAGGAGGATGTACGCGACTCATTACAAGGGCGCCAAGTTGGTGGAGTTTGACGGCGAGCATGAAGTTCCCAGGAGGGTCGGGGATATCAAGAAGATTGTCGAGTATGTGCTGGGGATCCCTGTGTAG
- a CDS encoding Alcohol dehydrogenase GroES-like domain-containing protein yields the protein MTASPFTPPATQPGLVVDDHDNVIIRPDCPFPSVPPDQVLVRVHAVGVNPSDTKMRGPFALPHAILGADFAGEVVATGADVTDVQIGDRVCGAQNELFRESPERGAFAAYNVTRGRMWMKIPDAWSYEAAASLPVGLCTAGLALKLLGLPLPDQPVDKGAHVLVYGGSTATATIAIQLLKMSGLIPIAVCSPKNFALARSNGAEEVFDRHDKECAQKIKSYTKNNLKYALDCITSVESTVLCFAAIGRAGGKYVSLDPWQEHAATRKVVKCDFTVGPRVFGEGCTWPAPYGSGPDQDLKEFGVRLWDVARKLVAEGKLKNHPLRVLDGGFEAVMAGMELIRDKKLSGEKIVVRM from the exons ATGACCGCTAGCCCGTTCACACCACCCGCCACCCAACCGGGCCTGGTTGTCGATGACCACGACAACGTCATCATCCGCCCGGACTGCCCCTTCCCCTCAGTGCCGCCGGACCAGGTCCTCGTGCGTGtgcacgccgtcggcgtcaacCCCAGCGACACCAAGATGCGCGGGCCGTTCGCCCTCCCCCACGCCATCCTTGGCGCGGACTtcgcgggcgaggtcgtcgccaCCGGCGCAGACGTGACCGACGTGCAGATTGGCGACCGCGTGTGCGGGGCGCAGAACGAGCTCTTCAGGGAGAGCCCGGAGCGTGGGGCGTTCGCGGCCTACAACGTGACTCGCGGCCGGATGTGGATGAAGATCCCTGACGCGTGGAGCtacgaggccgccgcgagccTGCCCGTGGGTCTATGCACCGCCGGCCTGGCGCTGAAGCTGCTGGGtctgccgctgccggacCAGCCGGTCGACAAGGGCGCGCATGTGCTGGTGTACGGCGGGAGTACGGCCACGGCGACAATTGCCATCCAGCTCTTGAAGAT GTCTGGGTTGATTCCTATTGCCGTGTGCTCGCCCAAGAACTTTGCCTTGGCGAGGAGTAAcggtgccgaggaggtcTTTGACAGGCATGATAAGGAGTGTGCGCAGAAGATT AAATCCTACACGAAAAACAACCTGAAATACGCCCTCGACTGCATCACCAGCGTCGAGTCGACCGTCCTCTGCTTCGCGGCCATCGGACGGGCGGGCGGCAAATACGTCTCGCTGGACCCGTGGCAGGAGCACGCGGCCACGCGCAAGGTCGTCAAGTGCGACTTCACCGTCGGGCCCAGGGTGTTTGGCGAGGGGTGTACGTGGCCCGCGCCGTACGGGAGTGGGCCGGACCAAGACCTCAAGGAGTTCGGGGTGAGGCTCTGGGACGTGGCGAGGAAGCTGGTCGCCGAGGGGAAGCTCAAGAACCACCCCCTCAGGGTGCTGGACGGCGGGTTCGAGGCGGTGATGGCGGGGATGGAGCTGATTCGGGACAAGAAGCTGTCGGGGGAGAAGATTGTAGTGCGGATGTAA
- a CDS encoding Phytanoyl-CoA dioxygenase yields the protein MSFNLPPPASPATSGLDFADKPYDVSRIDPLARFHENVAQVRRWIEDNLSNFSHLNEIIVLRLGSDTLPHQPLTIDATTAPPVLSTAVPSTAHRSITILPEYILDAVEGRMHSQHAFAKRATPPTLGAIPSCFAPAGVPGPCTAAEDPETLPKPTEDVAQLKSDLAKWGYAICANALSAEQVQIIRTAVEEQAEAERLVGVGHLDTAHKKAGDQPNQRVWNLPNKGDEFLDLLNHPLIDAVMPWFLGGNFSLFTMSANIARPGTSGIYMHRDQMVMSPDTTAHAYVLNAMWYLTDVSEEKGATRVYPGSHVMNVLPADMNHVGTSIPAAAPAGSCLLLDSRTWHSTGVNTTDEPRPVILQSFCRFFVRQIENYQAILSDEVKAKLSERQRALLGLPSMKPGGKGQGFASYNWPGTQVGRMRAAVGKE from the exons ATGTCCTTCAACCTCCCGCCCCCGGCCTCACCGGCAACCTCCGGCCTCGACTTCGCCGACAAGCCCTACGACGTCTCTCGCATCGACCCTCTAGCCCGCTTCCACGAGAATGTAGCCCAAGTCCGGCGCTGGATCGAGGACAACCTCTCC AACTTCTCCCACCTGAACGAAATCATCGTCCTCCGGCTCGGCTCCGACACACTCCCCCACCAGCCCCTCACCATCGACGCAACGACCGCGCCGCCCGTCCTCTCCACCGCCGTCCCCTCTACCGCCCACAGGTCCATAACCATCCTGCCAGAGTacatcctcgacgccgtcgaggggcGCATGCACAGCCAGCACGCCTTCGCGAAGCGCGCCACGCCGCCCACCCTCGGCGCCATACCCTCCTGTTTCGcgcccgccggcgtcccggGGCCTTGCACGGCTGCCGAGGACCCCGAGAcgctgccgaagccgacggagGACGTGGCACAGCTGAAGAGCGATCtggcgaaatgggggtaTGCCATCTGCGCGAATGCGCTGAGCGCCGAGCAGGTGCAGATCATCCGGACCGCGGTAgaggagcaggccgaggcggagaggCTGGTCGGGGTAGGACACTTGGATACCGCGCACAAGAAGGCGGGGGATCAGCCGAATCAGCGGGTTTG GAACCTCCCCAACAAAGGCGACGAgttcctcgacctgctcaaCCACCCgctcatcgacgccgtcatgcCGTGGTTCCTGGGCGGCAACTTCAGCCTCTTCACCATGTCGGCCAACATCGCGCGGCCCGGCACGTCGGGCATCTACATGCACCGCGACCAGATGGTCATGTCGCCGGACACGACGGCCCACGCGTACGTGCTCAACGCCATGTGGTATCTGACCGACGTgtccgaggagaagggcgccaCCCGGGTGTATCCGGGGAGTCATGTGATGAACGTGTTGCCGGCTGATATGAATCACGTC ggcaCATCAATCCCCGCCGCAGCACCGGCAGGCTCCTGTCTGCTCCTCGACAGCAGGACCTGGCACTCGACGGGCGTCAACACGACCGACGAGCCGCGGCCGGTGATCCTGCAGTCGTTTTGCCGCTTCTTTGTCCGGCAGATCGAGAACTACCAGGCCATCCTGAgcgacgaggtcaaggccaagcTGTCGGAGCGCCAGCGGGCGCTGTTGGGTTTGCCGAGCATGAAGCCCGGTGGCAAGGGACAGGGGTTTGCGTCATACAACTGGCCGGGCACGCAGGTTGGGAGGATGAGGGCCGCTGTCGGGAAGGAATAG
- a CDS encoding Tat pathway signal sequence, translating to MLYTDQYASLSSNSPDCASDGEPEQYPLTSDGLQPRPPARKSRSRYTYAVLAVLAQLVYTILVLVAAREVYYKGVCPVVAAPDRYHAWDIDIEQDVLQYKEVPADHKEPDEHHPYLGAPRPELDQNWNTLLSTFRNRVPTAEIRRLGIEEGSIWLDDDVGEYYGSVWVGHNLHCVKYLYNGLHRDHYYHNMTEAEEKSHNSHLHHCLHRLMDALKCHPDMSPLSLHWVVNEVAPIVNWDGARHTCANWDRVMDWAKSNQIVLAGKDSLGQATLLDEHGHADFLNQDAIVEWDKLFARPDWQAWAKEHGVPEGTIPGKEMLRNTHVG from the exons ATGCTCTACACAGACCAGTacgcctccctctcctccaacAGCCCCGACTGCGccagcgacggcgagccgGAGCAGTACCCCCTGACATCGGACGGCCTCCAacctcgcccgcccgcccgcaaGTCCAGGAGTCGGTACACCTACGCCGTGCTCGCCGTGCTCGCGCAACTTGTCTACAcgatcctcgtcctcgtcgccgcgcgAGAGGTTTACTACAAGGGCGTGTGTCCGGTCGTCGCGGCGCCCGATCGGTATCACGCTTGG GATATTGACATTGAGCAGGATGTGCTGCAATATAAGGAGGTTCCCGCCGACCACAAGGAGCCGGACGAACACCACCCGTACCTGGGCGCTCCGCGACCGGAGCTGGATCAAAACTGGAATACGCTTTTGTCAA cATTCCGCAACCGCGTCCCAACCGCCGAGATCCGCAGGCTGGGCATTGAGGAGGGGTCCATCtggctggacgacgatgttGGTGAATA TTATGGGAGTGTGTGGGTTGGGCACAACCTGCACTGCGTT AAATATCTGTATAATGGCCTGCATAGGGACCATTACTACCACAACATGACtgaggcggaggagaagTCGCACAACAGTCATTTGC ACCACTGCCTCCACCGCCTCATGGACGCTCTCAAATGCCACCCAGACATGTCCCCGCTGTCCCTGCACTGGGTGGTCAACGAGGTCGCGCCCATTGTCAACTGGGACGGGGCGCGGCACACGTGCGCGAACTGGGACCGCGTCATGGACTGGGCCAAGAGCAACCAGATTGTTCTGGCTGGGAAGGATAGTCTCGGGCAGG CGACGTTGCTGGACGAGCACGGCCACGCGGACTTTTTGAACCAGGATGCAATCGTCGAGTGGGACAAGTTGTTTGCCAGGCCGGATTGGCAAGCGTGGGCCAAGGAGCATGGGGTTCCGGAGGGGACCATTCCCGGGAAGGAGATGCTGAGGAATACTCATGTCGGGTAG
- a CDS encoding Major facilitator superfamily transporter yields MKKMADEPKVTWASLPRKDQLVILFLVRFCEPIVKVSISSYVYFQLQSLDPSLPSAAVVQQTTLLQAAYTVAQCLASVFLGSVADSPRGGRKVVVVLSLLGSFVACSLFGFVANFKQALVLRFIEGLTNGTVAMVRTMTAEVVQEKKFQARAFVLLNISTSFAIILSALVAAGTVELTPKAHGGSGLLTRYPYALPALLNASFLLVVLVTAVLFLEEVCICLHTPSLHHPYLTTHPPTPTPMAMLLTMIQTSKLVRHRYDPGIALSSYILSRLQWLRRGRRTGREEAQYAPLDATEEMAFLDEPEPPSPPPKPKSVARLPTARIFTKNMVLVLLAAFIYEAHLGTASVAFPNLLVTPVSTREEEAQRVLPFFFGGGAGFTPLPLAVYSVMHLVHPPPDDPLPTPVPEPRTPASLADLLPRLPAPLLRVPLRSPCPLQQPPTIRQNRSRNLGRDSADAGAHRAADQHRVPVPDRPDQRGVPAPVCTRQDTQHRLLLVDGDAGGEHGAGGRVAGLRHVAQPDRVGVLGVCGCCGAWGLLESVFDRGDRA; encoded by the exons atgaagaagatggcggaTGAACCCAAAGTGACCTGGGCCTCCCTCCCGCGAAAGGACCAGCTGgtcatcctcttcctcgtccgcTTCTGCGAGCCCATCGTCAAggtctccatctcctcctaTGTCTACTTCCAGCTGCAGTCGCTGGACCCGTCACTCcccagcgccgccgtcgtccagcagACCACGCTGCTGCAGGCCGCCTACACCGTCGCGCAGTGTCTCGCGAGCGTGTTTCTCGGGAGCGTCGCGGATTCGCCCAGGGGCGGGAGGaaggttgttgttgttttgaGTTTGCTGGGGTCTT TTGTCGCGTGCTCTCTGTTCGGCTTCGTCGCCAACTTCAAACAGGCCCTCGTGCTGCGCTTCATCGAGGGCCTAACCAACGGGACTGTTGCCATGGTGCGGACTATGACGGCCGAGGTTGTGCAAGAAAAGAA ATTCCAAGCGAGAgccttcgtcctcctcaacatcagcaccagcttcgccatcatcctcagcgccctcgtcgccgccggcacggTCGAGCTGACGCCCAAGGcccacggcggcagcgggttGCTGACCCGGTACCCGTATGCCCTGCCCGCCCTTCTCAACGCCAGCTTCCTgctggtggtgttggtgacggCGGTTTTATTCCTTGAAGAGGTGTGTATATGCCTGCAtactccctccctccaccaTCCCTACCTTActacccacccacccacacccacTCCCATGGCGATGTTGTTGACCATGATTCAGACCTCCAAGCTCGTCCGCCACAGGTACGACCCTGGCATCGCCCTGTCAAGCTACATCCTCTCCCGGCTCCAGTGGctccgccgcggccgccgcacCGGCAGAGAAGAAGCACAGTACGCCCCTCTCGACGCAACCGAGGAGATggccttcctcgacgagccagAGCCGCCGTCACCCCCGCCGAAACCCAAATCCGTCGCCAGGCTCCCCACCGCCCGCATCTTCACCAAGAACATGGTGCTGGTCCTCCTCGCGGCCTTCATCTACGAGGCGCACCTCGGGACCGCCAGCGTCGCTTTCCCGAACCTCCTCGTGACGCCCGTCTCCACcagggaagaggaggcgcAGCGGGTGCTTCCGTTCTTCtttggaggaggggcaggCTTCACGCCGTTGCCTCTGGCTGTGTACTCGGTCAT GCATCTTGTCCATCCCCCTCCAGATGATCCTCTACCCACGCCTGTCCCAGAGCCTCGGACCCCTGCAAGTCTGGCGGATCTTCTACCTCGCCTACCCGCTCCTCTACTACGCGTACCCCTTCGCAGCCCTTGTCCCCTCCAGCAGCCCCCCACCATCCGGCAAAACCGGAGTCGCAATCTGGGCCGTGATAGCGCCGATGCAGGTGCTCACCGCGCTGCTGACCAGCACCGTGTCCCCGTCCCAGACCGTCCTGATCAACGCGGCGTGCCCGCACCCGTCTGCACTCGCCAGGACACACAGcatcgccttcttctcgtcgatggcgacgcggGCGGGGAGCACGGCGCTGGCGGGCGCGTTGCTGGGCTACGGCACGTCGCACAACCTGACAGGGTTGGTGTTTTGGGGGTGTGCGGCTGTTGCGGCGCTTGGGGCTTGCTTGAATCCGTTTTTGACCGAGGGGACCGGGCATGA
- a CDS encoding Short chain dehydrogenase: MARFTSKIALVTSCASGSGAAIVRRLASEGATVIAADKAGHEALAAELGASVIPRHLDAASEDSIRDLEAYVRSTHGRLDILINNTGMGGPRCPLLDVTAADAEEVFRYNIHGAFLILQLALRFMTEQPTGGSIVLTASIAGLVGTPHSAPYSISKGAVIAMAKTAAVEYAKHGIRVNAVAPGPTAVPMVEALGEAATAGLRARIPQARLAEPREVAGVVAFLADGEDAGHVTGQVWCVDGGWTAA, from the coding sequence ATGGCCCGCTTCACGTCCAAAATCGCCCTCGTAACCTCCTGCGCATCgggcagcggcgccgccatcgtccgGCGCCTGGCCTCCGAAGGCGCgaccgtcatcgccgccgacaaggccggccacgaggcgctggcggccgagctcggcgccaGCGTCATCCCGCGacacctcgacgccgcgtCCGAAGACAGCATCCGCGACCTGGAGGCCTACGTCCGCTCGACGCACGGCCGGCTGGACATCCTGATCAACAACACGGGCATGGGCGGGCCGCGCTGCCCGCTCCTGGACGTGACGgctgccgatgccgaggaggtctTCCGCTACAACATCCACGGCGCCTTCCTGATCCTCCAGCTCGCGCTGCGCTTCATGACCGAGCAGCCCACGGGGGGTTCCATCGTCCTCACGGCGTCCATAGCAGGGCTGGTCGGCACGCCGCACTCGGCCCCCTACTCCATCTCCAAGGGCGCCGTGATCGCCATGGCCAAGACCGCCGCGGTCGAGTACGCCAAGCACGGGATTCGCGTCAACGCAGTAGCCCCCGGTCCGACGGCCGTGCCGATGGTGGAAGCGCTGGGCGAGGCAGCGACAGCTGGGTTGAGGGCAAGGATCCCGCAGGCGAGGCTGGCGGAACCGAGGGAGGTCGCGGGGGTGGTTGCGTTCCTGGCGGACGGGGAAGATGCGGGGCACGTTACCGGGCAGGTCTGGTGTGTTGACGGGGggtggacggcggcgtaa
- a CDS encoding Ochratoxin a non-ribosomal peptide synthetase has protein sequence MLREGVFVFVFVFTSVFISVPGMAFSFQAAFSFNSNTFKQETTCPNPPITPISSPISYLISHLISSLISSFISAHLSSHLSSHTVLNMASPSEKLFVRKIEQNARLIPTNIFARVPLDDWETNGYRSITWKQYNDGINKIAHWLDETLGKSVDNDTVSYFGANDIRYAFIFAALNKTNRKLLTPDGRLMKGALHGLLSASDCKAWLYTEDEIAAQTPFGLEETGIALHAFPSLEWCLEAEDTPAYPYTKTYEEHKLEEILIIHTSGTTGPPKPIYMNNGFWAAACASPQLAKRNWPRGICTEELYGRSLILACPMRWNSGLILTNAFGVFANTCCVLPPADAVGLPPAMFDRLTKLNHVEGLVATPFTVVELFNDATTRPTLQALEFVTYLGARLDKVVGDALVQHTRLGSVIGATETGGRFSFLPRDKRFWHTYDFIPEAHVRLVPIDKSGLPTNAAEGGDVHRMFIDRPEGDIREYMCAFWNVRMFEGVDTIDTKELWRPVDCDGEVRWEFFARADDSVKLFGGVSFDAAEFETPIARHPGVRHVFVGGAGRPAPFVILDMYEEAVRGRDRGDVARGIWETVVEPLNRQVVKEIRIPAETVMVAAEGRPLPLSLKQLVLRTRAEEEYKAEIEAAYGRLNEEGQDSREKFAEFMK, from the exons ATGCTACGGGAGGGCGTAtttgtgtttgtgtttgtATTTACATCTGTATTTATATCTGTACCAGGGATGGCTTTCTCTTTCCAAGCTGCTTTTTCCTTCAACTCCAACACGTTCAAACAAGAGACCACCTGTCCAAATCCACCCATCACTCCCATCTCATCTCCTATCTCATATCTCatctctcatctcatctcatctctcatctcatctttcATCTCAGCTCatctctcatctcatctctcaTCTCATACCGTTCTCAACATGGCGTCCCCAAGTGAGAAACTCTTTGTGCGCAAAATCGAGCAGAATGCCCGCTTGATCCCCACCAACATCTTCGCGCGCGTCCCGCTCGACGACTGGGAGACGAACGGCTACCGCTCCATCACCTGGAAGCAGTACAACGACGGCATCAACAAGATCGCGCACTGGCTGGACGAGACGCTCGGCAAGTCGGTGGACAACGACACGGTGTCGTACTTTGGCGCCAACGACATCCGCTATGCCTTCATCTTTGCTGCGCTGAACAAGACCAACCGCAAG CTGCTCACCCCTGACGGCCGCCTCATGAAGGGCGCGCTGCACGGCCTCTTGTCCGCATCCGACTGCAAGGCGTGGCTGTACACCGAGGACGAGATTGCCGCCCAAACCCCCTTCGGCCTGGAAGAGACCGGCATCGCGCTGCACGCCTTCCCGTCCCTGGAATGGTGTCTCGAAGCCGAAGACACCCCGGCCTACCCGTACACCAAGACCTACGAGGAGCACAAGCTGGAGGAGATCCTCATCATCCACACCTCCGGCACGACCGGCCCGCCCAAGCCCATCTACATGAACAACGGCttctgggcggcggcctgcgCGTCGCCGCAGCTGGCCAAGCGGAACTGGCCGAGGGGGATCTGCACCGAGGAGCTGTACGGCAGGAGTCTGATATTGGCCTGCCCGATGCGCTGGAACTCGGGGCTGATCCTGACCAACGCCTTTGGCGTGTTTGCAAACACCTGCTGCGTGCTGcccccggccgacgccgtgggCCTGCCGCCCGCCATGTTCGACCGGCTCACCAAGCTCAACCACGTCGAGGGGCTGGTGGCGACGCCcttcaccgtcgtcgagctctTCAACGACGCCACGACCCGCCCGACGCTCCAGGCCCTCGAGTTCGTCACCTACCTCGGCGCGCGGCTGGAcaaggtcgtcggcgacgcgcTGGTGCAGCACACGCGCCTCGGgtccgtcatcggcgccaccGAGACCGGCGGGCGGTTCTCGTTCCTGCCGCGCGACAAGAGGTTCTGGCACACGTACGACTTCATCCCGGAGGCGCACGTCCGGCTCGTCCCGATCGACAAGTCGGGCCTGCCGACGAacgcggccgaggggggcGACGTGCACCGCATGTTCATCGACCGGCCCGAGGGGGACATCAGGGAGTACATGTGCGCGTTCTGGAACGTGAGGATGttcgagggcgtcgacacCATCGACACCAAGGAGCTGTGGCGGCCGGTGGACTGCGACGGGGAGGTGCGGTGGGAGTTCTTCGCGCGggccgacgactcggtcaAGCTGTTTGGCGGGGTGTCCTTCGACGCGGCCGAGTTCGAGACGCCGATCGCGAGGCACCCCGGCGTCCGGCACGTGTTTGTCGGgggcgccggccggccggcgccgtttGTGATCCTGGACATGTACGAGGAGGCGGTGCGCGGGCGGGACAGAGGGGACGTCGCGAGGGGGATTTGGGAGACGGTCGTCGAGCCGCTGAACCGCCAGGTCGTCAAGGAGATCCGCATCCCCGCGGAGACGGTcatggtggcggcggaggggcgGCCGTTGCCTCTGAGTCTCAAGCAGCTGGTGCTGCGGACGCGGGCCGAGGAGGAGTACAAGGCGGAGATTGAGGCAGCGTACGGGAGGTTGAACGAGGAGGGGCAGGACAGTCGGGAGAAGTTTGCCGAGTTTATGAAGTAG